In Apis cerana isolate GH-2021 linkage group LG5, AcerK_1.0, whole genome shotgun sequence, a single genomic region encodes these proteins:
- the LOC107994432 gene encoding unc-112-related protein isoform X1 yields the protein MYSDGHEVDGSWVLRVYVTDLQVERSLRVKGELHIGGVMLRLVEDLDIAMDWSDHALWWPERNHWLTRTRSTLDQYGVAADALLHFTPMHKTLRVQLPDMRCLDCKVDFSVKTFNAVINLCKELGIRHPEELSFCKPLEPNHLKYNLKDLPAKKKIENQKNGHWNVPADTNTFIPVSQSPRGSTGSLDQSSPFMCAPVTPNNRNHSTPISSPVSQTGTWKRNNNSSGFGSTGSFNANNSTMSLEVLNGGLSESLAQSPATISPEVRAKLIRPKNLVERARMNVAWLDSSLSIMEQGIREFDTLRLKFKFYSFYDLNPKTDAVRINMIYEQAKWQLLAEEIDCTEEEMLMFAALQVQVNLQASVPQPSYDSNGAASPIEDDIDAALTDLQVTLEGSNISNGPSDITQVPELCDYLRFLKPKRFTLKAFKRYWVTCRDLQLRLYKSREETNSTESPAHVINLRGCEVTPDVHLSQGRYGIRLEVPSAEGMTEMWIRCDNEQQYAKWMAACRLAAKGRSLADASYESEVNSITAFLQLQRPAPAPAINPNALDIVPEDYVAPRFVKKFKGKLVQRILEAHANVKDLPLIEAKLNYIKAWQSLPEYGISLFVVRFTAKSKDELLGIANNRLMRMELHSGDHLKTWRYNTMKAWNVNWEVKHMMVQFEEENIIFECQSADCKVVHEFIGGYIFLSMRSKEANQTLNEEMFHKLTGGWV from the exons ATGTATTCCGATGGTCACGAGGTAGACGGCAGCTGGGTGCTGCGCGTTTACGTGACCGATCTTCAAGTAGAGAGGAGCTTACGAGTAAAAGGAGAACTTCATATTGGCGGTGTCATGCTCCGACTGGTTGAAGATCTCG ACATCGCCATGGACTGGTCGGATCACGCGTTATGGTGGCCGGAGAGGAATCACTGGTTGACGAGAACGAGAAGCACTCTGGACCAGTATGGAGTCGCCGCCGATGCCCTCCTGCACTTCACACCGATGCACAAAACTCTGAGAGTCCAACTGCCCGATATGCGCTGCCTCGATTGCAAGGTCGACTTCTCTGTGAAAACGTTCAACGCCGTGATTAATTTATGCAAGGAATTGG gCATCAGGCATCCAGAGGAGTTGTCATTCTGTAAACCGCTCGAGCCGAATCATCtgaaatacaatttgaaaGATCTGCCGGCTAAGAAGAAGATCGAGAACCAGAAGAACGGGCATTGGAACGTTCCAGCGGATACGAACACGTTCATTCCGGTGAGCCAAAGTCCCAGGGGATCGACGGGTAGCCTGGATCAGAGCAGCCCTTTCATGTGCGCGCCGGTCACACCCAACAACAGAAATCACAGCACGCCGATCAGCTCGCCCGTCTCG CAAACCGGTACCTGGAAGAGGAACAACAACTCGTCAGGTTTCGGTAGCACCGGCTCGTTCAATGCAAACAACAGTACCATGAGTTTAGAAGTGTTGAACGGTGGATTGTCCGAGTCGTTGGCCCAGAGTCCTGCCACCATCTCGCCTGAGGTGAGGGCAAAGTTGATCAGGCCGAAGAATCTTGTGGAGCGCGCAAGAATGAACGTTGCCTGGCTCGATTCATCCTTGTCGATCATGGAGCAGGGAATACGCGAATTCGACACCCTCAGGTTGAAGTTCAAGTTCTATTCGTTCTACGACCTCAACCCGAAAACCGACGCTGTCAGGATCAACATGATTTACGAGCAGGCCAAATGGCAGCTGCTCGCCGAGGAAATCGACTGCACCGAGGAGGAGATGCTCATGTTCGCTGCGTTGCAG GTGCAAGTGAATCTTCAGGCGAGTGTACCGCAGCCGAGTTACGACAGCAATGGCGCCGCCTCCCCGATCGAGGATGACATTGACGCAGCCTTGACGGATCTCCAAGTGACCCTCGAGGGCAGTAATATCAGTAACGGGCCCAGCGACATCACTCAAGTGCCCGAGTTGTGCGACTACCTGCGTTTCTTGAAGCCCAAACGTTTCACCTTGAAGGCGTTTAAACGCTATTGGGTCACGTGCAGGGACCTTCAGTTGAGACTGTACAAGAGCCGGGAGGAGACGAACAGTACCGAGTCGCCTGCCCACGTGATCAATTTGCGTGGATGCGAGGTCACGCCCGATGTCCATCTCTCGCAAGGTCGCTATGGAATCAGGTTGGAGGTGCCTAGTGCCGAGGGCATGACCGAGATGTGGATCAGATGCGACAAC GAACAGCAATATGCTAAATGGATGGCAGCGTGTAGATTAGCAGCCAAGGGTCGCTCCCTCGCAGACGCTTCTTACGAAAGCGAGGTAAACAGTATCACTGCCTTCTTGCAATTGCAGAGGCCCGCCCCTGCACCTGCGATCAATCCAAACGCTCTTGATATCGTGCCCGAGGATTATGTTGCTCCCAGATTCGTGAAAAAGTTCAAAGGAAAG TTGGTCCAGAGGATTTTAGAAGCACACGCCAACGTTAAGGATCTACCTTTGATCGAGGCCAAATTGAATTACATCAAAGCCTGGCAATCTCTTCCCGAGTATGGGATCTCTCTGTTCGTAGTCAGATTCACTGCGAAGAGCAAGGACGAACTGTTGGGTATCGCTAATAATAGGCTGATGCGGATGGAGTTGCACAGTGGTGATCACTTGAAAACTTGGAGATACAACACGATGAAG GCATGGAACGTAAACTGGGAAGTGAAACATATGATGGTCCAATTCGAAGAAGAGAATATTATCTTTGAGTGTCAGTCCGCAGATTGTAAAGTTGTTCACGAGTTCATCGgtggatatatatttttgtcgaTGCGATCGAAGGAGGCAAATCAAACGTTGAATGAAGAGATGTTTCATAAACTAACCGGTGGATGGGTTTAA
- the LOC107994475 gene encoding cysteine-rich DPF motif domain-containing protein 1: MEPIASTSTEEIRIIEQNQDLTSTVQNSKETITGIFKCSYCSLEERFDFKGIKAPFARQLTYLEECYIMKDPFSLPNKGEVLVLGADCNFCKKSVCLGCNNAIVTYHCYKLQ, from the exons ATGGAACCTATTGCTAGCACATCTACGGAAGAAATTCGTATCATTGAGCAAAATCAAGATTTAACATCCACAGTTCAGAACTCTAAAGAAACCATAActggaatatttaaatgttcttATTGTTCATTAGAAGAACGATTTGATTTCAAAGGCATTAAAGCACCATTTGCACGACAATTAACATATTTAGAAGAATGTTATATCATGAAAGATCCTTTTAGTTTACCAAACAAAGGAGAAGTTTTAGTATTAGGTGCcgattgtaatttttgtaagAAATCTGTATGTCTAGGATGCA ATAATGCTATTGTAACTTATCATTGTTATAAGTTACAATGa
- the LOC107994433 gene encoding testis-specific serine/threonine-protein kinase 2 isoform X1, whose amino-acid sequence MATQLSPRNSEVNALEQRGYLIGKKIGQVHSILQRGPRVFIFMRYADNGDLLDFVKRNGVVPEQQSKLWFRQMASGLHYLHGKNIAHRDLKCENILLSRKFNVKLADFGFARFCVDHEGRRVLSETYCGSAAYAAPEVVSGTPYNPKLADVWSLGIILFIMLNASMPFDDSNLKKLLKDQMSRNWMFRSRVRETVSALAKSIVKHILEPDITLRLTLERVLGHEWVRTKKEKPGSLTGRLVHSAPPIHAQTCGGGGNLVGAGAAGNVPVVLRGLPSFKNADNQNHGNAVKSTDNPGKDTQLSAIE is encoded by the exons ATGGCCACGCAACTCAGCCCCCGAAATTCGGAGGTGAACGCTCTTGAGCAGCGGGGCTATCTTATTGGCAAAAAAATCGGACAG gtGCACAGTATATTACAGCGTGGTCCAAGAGTGTTCATATTTATGCGTTATGCGGACAATGGTGATCTCCTGGACTTTGTAAAACGGAATGGTGTTGTACCGGAACAACAATCAAAACTCTGGTTCAGACAGATGGCTTCCGGTCTGCACTATCTTCATGGAAAAAATATCGCCCATCGTGATCTTAAATGCGAGAACATTTTGTTATCCAGGAAGTTCAATGTGAAGCTTGCAGACTTTGGTTTCGCGAGATTCTGCGTTGACCATGAGGGAAGGCGCGTTCTTAGCGAGACCTATTGTGGCTCCGCGGCATATGCAGCACCGGAAGTTGTTTCCGGTACCCCCTATAACCCGAAACTGGCCGACGTCTGGTCGCTTGGGATAATCCTATTTATCATGCTAAATGCCTCCATGCCTTTTGACGATTCGAACTTGAAGAAGCTGTTGAAAGATCAAATGTCGAGGAACTGGATGTTTCGATCGCGAGTGCGGGAAACAGTTTCTGCGCTTGCAAAGAGCATTGTTAAACATATCCTAGAACCAGATATTACTTTAAGGTTAACATTGGAAAGGGTTCTAGGCCACGAGTGGGTACGCACTAAAAAGGAGAAGCCTGGATCTCTTACCGGTCGATTAGTACATTCAGCACCGCCTATTCACGCACAG actTGTGGAGGTGGAGGAAATTTAGTCGGGGCAGGAGCTGCAGGTAACGTACCCGTGGTATTAAGAGGTCTACCTTCGTTCAAGAATGCTGACAATCAAAATCATGGTAATGCCGTAAAGTCTACGGACAATCCGGGTAAAGATACACAATTGTCCGCCATTGAGTGA
- the LOC107994474 gene encoding putative transferase CAF17 homolog, mitochondrial, protein MIFNTMIVHLKKFIPSFCKLDNLGKIQTKLVRYNSSQSSPRILEQLKNKSLLRVRGNEVLIFLQGLITNDMKHFEEGAANLYALFLNTKGRVMYDVIIYRTQEDNVYYIECDSQAAEPLQKHLKMYRVRRKIDIDHLEDNVNVWAFFDPIQYMNNKHINNRQKLEGLIFPCGTLNNKVSKIVDNIMIYEDPRLSDLGIRILAASEIERHKIIKHLNSNALDSANHLSYKAFRYKLGVPEGIEDLPPGKPLPLEVNCDYLHGVSFHKGCYIGQELTARTYHTGVVRKRLMPLLFNEVPNKSFSYDEKIINETGNVVGKFRGIKNQYGLGLMRINDSLNAQSLTISNIKLKVSKPIWWPQELQKQISVNKTE, encoded by the coding sequence atgataTTTAACACAATGATTGTTcatctcaaaaaatttattccatcaTTCTGCAAACTGGATAATCTTGgaaaaatacaaacaaaacTTGTTAGATATAATTCTTCACAATCTTCACCCAGAATCTTAGAAcaactgaaaaataaaagcttATTACGGGTTAGAGGGaatgaagttttaattttcttacaaGGATTGATTACAAATGATATGAAACATTTTGAAGAAGGGGCAGCAAATTTATAtgcattatttctaaatactaAGGGTAGAGTTATGTATGATGTTATTATCTATAGAACTCAAGAAGATAATGTGTACTATATTGAATGTGACTCACAAGCTGCAGAACCAttacaaaaacatttaaaaatgtatcgaGTTAGAAGGAAAATAGATATAGATCATTTAGAAGATAATGTAAATGTTTGGGCATTCTTCGATCCTattcaatatatgaataataaacatattaataataggcAAAAGCTTGAAGGTTTAATATTTCCATGTGGTactcttaataataaagtaagcAAAATAgttgataatattatgatttatgaagATCCTAGATTATCTGATTTAGGTATCAGAATTTTAGCAGCATCAGAAATTGAaagacataaaataataaaacatttaaactCAAATGCATTGGATTCTGCTAATCATTTGAGCTACAAAGCATTTCGTTATAAACTTGGTGTTCCAGAAGGTATTGAAGATTTGCCACCAGGAAAACCATTACCATTAGAAGTAAACTGTGATTATTTGCATGGTGTTAGTTTTCATAAAGGTTGTTATATAGGTCAAGAACTTACAGCACGTACTTATCATACTGGTGTTGTAAGGAAACGTTTGATgcctttattatttaatgaagttcctaataaatctttttcatatgatgaaaaaattattaatgaaactgGTAATGTAGTAGGTAAATTTAgaggaattaaaaatcaatatggaTTAGGCTTAATGCGAATCAATGATTCTTTGAATGCCCAATCACTTACTATATCAAACATTAAGTTAAAAGTATCAAAACCTATTTGGTGGCCACAAGAATTGCAAAAGCAAATTTCCGTTAATAAAAcggaatga
- the LOC107994433 gene encoding testis-specific serine/threonine-protein kinase 1 isoform X2: MATQLSPRNSEVNALEQRGYLIGKKIGQGSYATVHLAEYVDGTSSKKLRLACKIFDKEKAPLDFLNKFFPRELEILTKIENPHIIQVHSILQRGPRVFIFMRYADNGDLLDFVKRNGVVPEQQSKLWFRQMASGLHYLHGKNIAHRDLKCENILLSRKFNVKLADFGFARFCVDHEGRRVLSETYCGSAAYAAPEVVSGTPYNPKLADVWSLGIILFIMLNASMPFDDSNLKKLLKDQMSRNWMFRSRVRETVSALAKSIVKHILEPDITLRLTLERVLGHEWVRTKKEKPGSLTGRLVHSAPPIHAQTCGGGGNLVGAGAAGNVPVVLRGLPSFKNADNQNHGNAVKSTDNPGKDTQLSAIE; the protein is encoded by the exons ATGGCCACGCAACTCAGCCCCCGAAATTCGGAGGTGAACGCTCTTGAGCAGCGGGGCTATCTTATTGGCAAAAAAATCGGACAG GGCTCGTATGCGACCGTACACCTGGCCGAATATGTGGACGGGACGAGCTCAAAGAAATTGCGATTAGCCTGTAAGATATTCGACAAAGAGAAAGCACCGCTTGATTTCCTCAACAAGTTCTTTCCTCGTGAACTCGAAATCCTTACAAAGATCGAAAATCCCCATATCATTCAA gtGCACAGTATATTACAGCGTGGTCCAAGAGTGTTCATATTTATGCGTTATGCGGACAATGGTGATCTCCTGGACTTTGTAAAACGGAATGGTGTTGTACCGGAACAACAATCAAAACTCTGGTTCAGACAGATGGCTTCCGGTCTGCACTATCTTCATGGAAAAAATATCGCCCATCGTGATCTTAAATGCGAGAACATTTTGTTATCCAGGAAGTTCAATGTGAAGCTTGCAGACTTTGGTTTCGCGAGATTCTGCGTTGACCATGAGGGAAGGCGCGTTCTTAGCGAGACCTATTGTGGCTCCGCGGCATATGCAGCACCGGAAGTTGTTTCCGGTACCCCCTATAACCCGAAACTGGCCGACGTCTGGTCGCTTGGGATAATCCTATTTATCATGCTAAATGCCTCCATGCCTTTTGACGATTCGAACTTGAAGAAGCTGTTGAAAGATCAAATGTCGAGGAACTGGATGTTTCGATCGCGAGTGCGGGAAACAGTTTCTGCGCTTGCAAAGAGCATTGTTAAACATATCCTAGAACCAGATATTACTTTAAGGTTAACATTGGAAAGGGTTCTAGGCCACGAGTGGGTACGCACTAAAAAGGAGAAGCCTGGATCTCTTACCGGTCGATTAGTACATTCAGCACCGCCTATTCACGCACAG actTGTGGAGGTGGAGGAAATTTAGTCGGGGCAGGAGCTGCAGGTAACGTACCCGTGGTATTAAGAGGTCTACCTTCGTTCAAGAATGCTGACAATCAAAATCATGGTAATGCCGTAAAGTCTACGGACAATCCGGGTAAAGATACACAATTGTCCGCCATTGAGTGA
- the LOC107994432 gene encoding unc-112-related protein isoform X2 translates to MDWSDHALWWPERNHWLTRTRSTLDQYGVAADALLHFTPMHKTLRVQLPDMRCLDCKVDFSVKTFNAVINLCKELGIRHPEELSFCKPLEPNHLKYNLKDLPAKKKIENQKNGHWNVPADTNTFIPVSQSPRGSTGSLDQSSPFMCAPVTPNNRNHSTPISSPVSQTGTWKRNNNSSGFGSTGSFNANNSTMSLEVLNGGLSESLAQSPATISPEVRAKLIRPKNLVERARMNVAWLDSSLSIMEQGIREFDTLRLKFKFYSFYDLNPKTDAVRINMIYEQAKWQLLAEEIDCTEEEMLMFAALQVQVNLQASVPQPSYDSNGAASPIEDDIDAALTDLQVTLEGSNISNGPSDITQVPELCDYLRFLKPKRFTLKAFKRYWVTCRDLQLRLYKSREETNSTESPAHVINLRGCEVTPDVHLSQGRYGIRLEVPSAEGMTEMWIRCDNEQQYAKWMAACRLAAKGRSLADASYESEVNSITAFLQLQRPAPAPAINPNALDIVPEDYVAPRFVKKFKGKLVQRILEAHANVKDLPLIEAKLNYIKAWQSLPEYGISLFVVRFTAKSKDELLGIANNRLMRMELHSGDHLKTWRYNTMKAWNVNWEVKHMMVQFEEENIIFECQSADCKVVHEFIGGYIFLSMRSKEANQTLNEEMFHKLTGGWV, encoded by the exons ATGGACTGGTCGGATCACGCGTTATGGTGGCCGGAGAGGAATCACTGGTTGACGAGAACGAGAAGCACTCTGGACCAGTATGGAGTCGCCGCCGATGCCCTCCTGCACTTCACACCGATGCACAAAACTCTGAGAGTCCAACTGCCCGATATGCGCTGCCTCGATTGCAAGGTCGACTTCTCTGTGAAAACGTTCAACGCCGTGATTAATTTATGCAAGGAATTGG gCATCAGGCATCCAGAGGAGTTGTCATTCTGTAAACCGCTCGAGCCGAATCATCtgaaatacaatttgaaaGATCTGCCGGCTAAGAAGAAGATCGAGAACCAGAAGAACGGGCATTGGAACGTTCCAGCGGATACGAACACGTTCATTCCGGTGAGCCAAAGTCCCAGGGGATCGACGGGTAGCCTGGATCAGAGCAGCCCTTTCATGTGCGCGCCGGTCACACCCAACAACAGAAATCACAGCACGCCGATCAGCTCGCCCGTCTCG CAAACCGGTACCTGGAAGAGGAACAACAACTCGTCAGGTTTCGGTAGCACCGGCTCGTTCAATGCAAACAACAGTACCATGAGTTTAGAAGTGTTGAACGGTGGATTGTCCGAGTCGTTGGCCCAGAGTCCTGCCACCATCTCGCCTGAGGTGAGGGCAAAGTTGATCAGGCCGAAGAATCTTGTGGAGCGCGCAAGAATGAACGTTGCCTGGCTCGATTCATCCTTGTCGATCATGGAGCAGGGAATACGCGAATTCGACACCCTCAGGTTGAAGTTCAAGTTCTATTCGTTCTACGACCTCAACCCGAAAACCGACGCTGTCAGGATCAACATGATTTACGAGCAGGCCAAATGGCAGCTGCTCGCCGAGGAAATCGACTGCACCGAGGAGGAGATGCTCATGTTCGCTGCGTTGCAG GTGCAAGTGAATCTTCAGGCGAGTGTACCGCAGCCGAGTTACGACAGCAATGGCGCCGCCTCCCCGATCGAGGATGACATTGACGCAGCCTTGACGGATCTCCAAGTGACCCTCGAGGGCAGTAATATCAGTAACGGGCCCAGCGACATCACTCAAGTGCCCGAGTTGTGCGACTACCTGCGTTTCTTGAAGCCCAAACGTTTCACCTTGAAGGCGTTTAAACGCTATTGGGTCACGTGCAGGGACCTTCAGTTGAGACTGTACAAGAGCCGGGAGGAGACGAACAGTACCGAGTCGCCTGCCCACGTGATCAATTTGCGTGGATGCGAGGTCACGCCCGATGTCCATCTCTCGCAAGGTCGCTATGGAATCAGGTTGGAGGTGCCTAGTGCCGAGGGCATGACCGAGATGTGGATCAGATGCGACAAC GAACAGCAATATGCTAAATGGATGGCAGCGTGTAGATTAGCAGCCAAGGGTCGCTCCCTCGCAGACGCTTCTTACGAAAGCGAGGTAAACAGTATCACTGCCTTCTTGCAATTGCAGAGGCCCGCCCCTGCACCTGCGATCAATCCAAACGCTCTTGATATCGTGCCCGAGGATTATGTTGCTCCCAGATTCGTGAAAAAGTTCAAAGGAAAG TTGGTCCAGAGGATTTTAGAAGCACACGCCAACGTTAAGGATCTACCTTTGATCGAGGCCAAATTGAATTACATCAAAGCCTGGCAATCTCTTCCCGAGTATGGGATCTCTCTGTTCGTAGTCAGATTCACTGCGAAGAGCAAGGACGAACTGTTGGGTATCGCTAATAATAGGCTGATGCGGATGGAGTTGCACAGTGGTGATCACTTGAAAACTTGGAGATACAACACGATGAAG GCATGGAACGTAAACTGGGAAGTGAAACATATGATGGTCCAATTCGAAGAAGAGAATATTATCTTTGAGTGTCAGTCCGCAGATTGTAAAGTTGTTCACGAGTTCATCGgtggatatatatttttgtcgaTGCGATCGAAGGAGGCAAATCAAACGTTGAATGAAGAGATGTTTCATAAACTAACCGGTGGATGGGTTTAA